CTCTGAATCAAACAGATCCACCAGTTGCCCAAGAAAGTACATTTCCTTGTTCATCAGTTATACTAACGATAGTATTGTTAAACGAAGCCATGATATGAGCTTGCCCAACTTGAACAATTTTTTTTGTTTTTTTAGATTTTTTAGTAGCAGTAGCCATAGATCTATGATTGTATATAAATAAAAACTATTTCTTCTTACCAGCGATTGCAACTGATTTTCCTTTTCTCGTTCGCGCATTTGTTTTCGTATTTTGACCTCGTACTGGAAGTCTCTTTTGATGTCGAACTCCTCTGTAAGATCTAATTTCCTGAAGTCTCTTAATATTTCAAGAAATAAGTCTTCTCAGATCTCATTCTACAATGTGTTCTTTAATAGCGTCACGAACAAGATCGAGTTCAGCTTCAGAAAGATCGTCGATTTTTCGAGTTCTTTCGATTTTTACTTGATCAAGTATAGTTTGAGCTTTTGTTCTTCCAATACCGTATATATAGGTAAGGGCAATTTCTGCATGTTTTCCACTTGGGAGTATAACACCGGCAATTCTAGCAGCCATAGTTCTTTAATAGATATATAAATAAAATATTAACCTTGTCTTTGTTTATGTTTTGGGTCAGTTGAACATATAACTCGTACACACTTTCTTCATTGAAATCTTCGAAGTACGATTTTACAGTTTTGACAGATTTTTTTCGCAGATGGTCTTACTTTCATACAATTTATAATAAATAATAATTATTTTGGTTTATTTTCGATACGTGATTCTTCATTTTCATGGGTCGTATGGACTGAGCTCTATAGTAACCTTATCTCATTCGATAAGCTTAATAAAATTCTTTCGCATATTTCCGCTGAGATGTCAACGCACAATCCCTCATCATAAATCCTCTGGTAATTGAACTTCAAAAACCAGGCCGGGTAGAGATTGGATTATTGTACCTTCTACCTCTATTTTATCTTCTTTTGACATATATTTAGTTATCTCACTTTAGATTAAAAGCTCGTGGATTCTATATAAAATTTAATATTTAGCAAATGTTTTTTTTAGTTTTTTCACTCATTCTTGTTCTCTTCTATTCTACTCTCTATAATTTGTTTAACTTCTTCGTGAATACTAGGGTATTTCCGCAAGAGTTCTTGCATAGAGAAGTGTAACATAACAATTAAGTCAGTATTCTCAAGGGCAATAACACTTGCATTACGATTCGGTGGTTTTCCAAAGAATGCCATCTCTCCAACAAGGTCTCATTTTTGAGAATATGCAATTTGCCTCAAGACTCATTCATCATTTTTTTTATAAATCCCAACTCCACCAGAAACAATAATGTACAAAGCCTGTGGTTCTTCTCACTCTTGAAAAAGTACATCTCCCTTAGAAATAGATTGTAATTGACAGAAGTCTGACAAGTTATCCTGTTCTATTTGTGGAAGACTTGAAAAAAGGTCTATATTTTGAAACAGATTCATATTATTTTTCTATTACTATTTTATAAACTTCTAAGACATCCTTTTCTTCTACGTTAATAGTTCCTTTGATTTTGAGCCCACATTCAGTTGGCCCTTCAAGTTTATGAACCTCCTCAACTCAAGCTTTAAGAGAATCAATAGTTCATTTTCAAACTACTTTATCTCATCGAATGACTCTTACCTGTGCTTTGTTCTGTATAGAGCTTCATTCTTCTGTGAGAATAGCTCCGACAATGATGAATTTTTTAGAAGTGTAGAATATAGCTCAAACTTTTGCCATACATAGAGTTACTTCAACCTCTTTAGGATCTAACATACCACTTACAATTTTCTCTATTCTGTCTGTGATATGGTATATAATTTTACTATTTATATATTCAACACCTGATTTTTCTAAAGTAGAGCGAGCATTTACTCAAACTGCAACTCCAAATCAAATAAGGATAGCTGAACTTCAACCACACATAAGTACATCTCCTTCAGTAATATTCCCTACTCATGAGTGAATAATTGACACACTTGTTTCTGGAGTAGAGAGTTTTTCAAGAGCATTTCTTATTGCCTCTAAACTTCAATTAGTGTCAGATTTGAGAACAATTTTCAAATGCTTGAGATTCCCAGCCTTGATTCTTGTCATAAGAATATCAAGTTGCGATGTTTTCAGCATCTTTTTGTTTGATAAGAATTCTTGGTATTCCACAGACTTTTGTCTTGCAACATCGATTCCAGAAACTACTTGAAGAATATCTCACCCATTTGCTACCTTATCAAGTCCGACTACAAGAACTGGCATACCTGGAGTTGCGAGTTTTACTCATTTTCCTGTATAATCTTTTAGAACTTTTACTTTCCCATATGAAGCTCAACATACAATTGCACTTCATTTTTCTATAGTTCCCGTATTTACAAGTACTGTAGCAACTGGTCCTAATTGCATATCAAGATATGATTCTATAATCGTAGCTATACCATTTCTATCTGGATTTGCCTTAAGTTCTAAGATGTCAGCTGACAAGAGAATAATTTCAAGCAAATCATCAATACCAAACCCTGTTTGAGCTGAAACAGGAACCATAGGAGTGTCTCCACCCCAATCTTCTGGAGTCAAACCTCTTTCTGCGAGCTGTCCTTTTACAAAGTCAGGATTTGCCCCCTCTTTATCCATTTTATTAATAGCGACGATTACTGGTATTCCAGCTTCTTTCGCGTGAGAGATTGATTCGATTGTCTGAGGTTTTACTCACTCATCTGCAGCGACTACGAGAATTGCAATATCCGTAGATTTCGCTCATCTTGAACGCATTATAGTAAACGCTTCATGACCTGGAGTATCGAGGAATGTAATTTTTCTATCATTATATTCAGCTTGATATGCTCCAATACTTTGAGTAATACCACCAGCTTCACCTGAAGCTACTTTTGCATTTCGAATATAATCAAGAAGTGACGTCTTCCCGTGATCGACATGCCCCATTATGGAAACAACTGGAGCTCTTTCTATAAGTTTAGAAGCGTCGTCTTCTGCAAGAAAATCTTTAATATTTCAACTTGCAAGTTCATCAATTGCAACTCAACTTGACGCTTCTTTTTCAAGCTTCACATCAAATGATTCTGAAATAAGTGTCGCAGTATCAAAATCTATTTGAGAATTAATTGTCATCATCATACCATTTTTCATAAACTCAGCAATAAGCCCTGAAAGTGGAACTCCAATTTTTTCTGAAAACTCTTTGAGTGATAAAAACTCTGGAAGAATTACTGTTTCACCAGTTCTTGCTGTAAGTGTTTGAGAAATATCTTCTATATTTTTTTGTTCTTTTTTCTTTGTTTTGAGCTTATTTGAACGTGTAAATTGTGAATCATCAACATCTATTTTATTCCTGTATCTTCCTCATTTGTTATTTCCATAGAATTTTGATTTTTTTCATCCTCTAGTATCTTCTTGATTTGATTGAGATTTAAATCCAGGTTTCGCATTCGCATTAGAAAAACCAGGTTTAAATTTTGTTCCAGAAGAGTTAGTATCTCACGATGAATCAGTCCTACTAGATGATGCGTTATTTTGTTGAGCACTATTTTGATGTGGGTTATTCTGAGTTCTATTTCAAGAATTTCAAGATGATCCTCGTGTTTGAGTTTTTGGTTTTTCCTCACTTCATCGAGAAACTATAGTAAGTCTTGATTTTTTATTTGAATCAAGTGCATCATTAAGAGTTTGTGGTCATTGTGACACCTTAGGTTTTTGCTCGCTCTTAATAGGAGCCTCTTTTCGAGTCTCTTGTGTTTGAGGAGGCATCACTTTCTTGATTTCTTCTTTCGGGGGATTTACTGGAGTAGTTTCTTTGACCTCTTCAACTTGAACTGCTTTCTTAGCCTTAACTTTAATTTTCTTTTTAATGATTGGTTTATTTGAAGCAGAATTTCAATTTCATGATTGTGGGTCAGAAGAAATACTCGAATAATAGTCGTCTATATTTTGAGCCATAGGTATTTGAATGTATGAATCGGAAGTAATAAATTGATAGAGCGAATATTAAGCCTTTTTAATGTATTGTCAAAATAAATATTAAAACTTGTAAAAAGACTGATTTTTAGTAGGCTTTTATACAATTTACTCTTTAATGTGTAAAAAATCATGTGAGATACAGATATTGAGAATATTGTTCTGACATTTTTTGAAAAATTGTGAATTGCAATTATATCAGTGTCTGTTGACCTAGAAACTGAAAATATTTACAATATCAGACTTGAAACTGATGATTCTCATCTAGTAATTTGACCACACTGAAAAAACCTTGAGACACTTACACATATTCTCAGACTCATAATCGCCAAGAGGTGTACATGATATATAACATTACACTTAGAAGTGAATGACTACATACAAAAAAAAGAACAAAAACTCCTTGATTTTATCCAATCAAAAATAGATATAGTTCTTAATACTTGAAATGAAGTGATTCTTCCGTATCTTTCATCATATGAGAGAAAAAAAATTCATACTTATATACATGAAAACGCTGCAGCTATAGCAAGTCATAGTGAGTGAGAATGAGAGAACAGAAGAATGCACCTAACCAAACAAGATATCAAACTCACCATAGATATTGACGGTGACGATATATAAAAAAAATAAAAAAATATGCTTAAATCTATGAAAACATGGGTCATTGTTCTATGAATTATGGTAATTGGATACTGATTTCATTACGTTAATACTTTGAATTATATGAAGGAAAAACAAATTCAGTCATTGTACGTCAATCACCCGGAAATGCTTCCAACCTCAGAAGCAGCAGAAGCTTCGAGTTTTGGATTTAGAAATGTTATTGCTGATTTATATTGGTTGCAAGCTATTCAATATATAGGCTCAAATGCTATTGATGGTGAATACAAAAAATATCTATGAGCCATGATGCAAATTATTACAGATCTCAATCCATATTTTGAAAGCCCATATGTGATAGGTGAACTCCTGCTTCCATCTAACGATGGAGTTGGATGAAAATTTTCAGAATCAAAAAATCAAGACAATATATTGCAGTGAGAAGCTCTTGGACTCAAAGGGGTTAAAAATTTTTGTGATTCTGATAAAATAGATCTCATTTTTAAGGAAAATGACCTAGAAAAAATACAAAACGATCCTCAATTTAAAAATCCTTGTAAAAGTTATAAAATACCCTACTACCTTGCCTATATATATTATTTTTATATGCAAGATGGTACAACCTCTTCCCAATATTATAAAGTCGTAGCAGCACAAGAAGATGCTCCATCGTGAGCAAAGGTTCTCGCAGCTATTATGCAATGAAAGGGATGAGAACGAGAAAAATCTATTTTTATGTTTCTTTCACTTGCTAAAAGTTTATGAAGCAGTGAAGATTCCTGTACATTTATGACGCAGAAAATAAATGATGCCTATAATTATATCACTCAAGAAAATCTTCCAATAAGTGCAGAAATGGTAGCAGCAATAGAAGCTGATAGTAAGTTAGTTCTGCCAGTACTTACAGAAGAAAATGAAAATGATATTCTTGACGATACTCAATGTACGAACTACCTTGTAAAAGCAATTCGAGAAATAAACCTCCTCTATATAGAACAAGCCGACGCACAATATGTAAAAGATAATCCAGAGGAAGAATCAGCACAAAGAACTCAAAAATTATTCGATGAAAAATACATACAATTCATACCAACTGATTATCAGCAATATAGTGATGCTGATTATGGAATCATCTATAAATATAATGATGAGATAGGCAGATTTGATTATGAAATGTGATACTAAAAAATAAGCCTGAATGGCTTATTTTTTTAACTCAGTCAGACAATTTTTTTCAATTCATGATATTTATCTCAGTGTAGCTGGTTTGCTCGCTTATTTCCAATATCAAGTTTCGCTTGAACGAGTGCAAAGTTATCCATATATTGTGTATATTTAAGTCTCGCATCATGAAAATACTCTCATAGTATTTCCAAGAGTTCCAGCTTAGCGTGTCCATATCCATATCAACCTGCAAGGTATTTTTGGCGAATAGTTTCTACTCTCTGACTATTAGCAAAAAACTGTATTAAGGCAAATACGTTACAAGTATCTGGATCCTTGATGTCATCAAGTCATTTATCATCTGTGACGATTGACATTACTCTTTTTTTGAGAGTTTTCTCGTCGTCAAATACACCTATGAAGTTGTCATAACTTTTACTCATTTTTCGGCCATCTAATCCAGGAATAAGTGCAACATCATCTTGTATATATGCATCAGGAAGTTTAAAAAACTCTGTATCATAGGTTCTATTGAAATTTCAAGCGATATCTCTCGTAAATTCAAGATGTTGTTGCTGATCACGTCCAACTGGAACAAGATCAACATCATAACCAATTATATCTGCTGCCATTAAAATAGGATAGTTAAACACTGCCATATTGATATCTGAATTTTTCGTTTGGCTATCTTTGAAACTATGAGCTCGAAGCATTAAACTATATGGAGTAACACTTGATATAATCCATGAAATATCGTTTATGTATTGCATCTCAGACTGCTCAAATACTGTAAATGGAGCATCATCTGGCATGAGAGCAAAGAGCTCACAGGCAAGTCTCTTTTTGTTAGCACTGAGCTTCTTTGCATCATGAACTGACGTAAGAGAATGAAAATCTGGTAAAAATAAAAATGCCTCATGTCATCTCGCTTGATTCATAAATGGTCGAAACATACCAAGATAATTTCAAAGATGCATCCCATCTCCAGTTGGTTTTACTCATGTCAGTACTCTCATAGTTTCTAATTTATAGTATGTATTAAGCGTATTATACTGAAAGTCCTTGTTTTTCAAGCCCAGAGTCAAAAGCAAAAAAACAACACTCATAAATGAGTGTTGTTTTTATTTCAAAAATAACTATTTCGCTACTTTTGTCGTATTAAGATATTCTCAGATAAACTGACTCACAAGAGGAGCTGGTTTATGAAATATTCTAGAACCAAAACTAACGATAGTACCAACTGATAGTAATTTACTATCTTTACTAGAAACATAGTATCTACTTTCAACGAGTTGACTAATATCTCCGTAAAGAGATCCGTTTACAACTAGCTGTTTATTTGTATCTTTAGAAGAAATAATATTTCATCCTTTCCCATTAACTGGAATTGCAATATATGTACCATCTATATGGTTTACATCAGCATTAATAATAATATTTCATCCTTTTACAACAAATGCTATATTTTCATTGACATCTTTGATGTCTTTATTAATAGTAAGATTTCCACCTTCTACAATATACGTAGTAGCTTCAGTGAGCCCTGCTATTTTAGAATAATCTTGACTCGAAAGAGTATAATTACCATTTGCTTTTACAATATATACATTTTCTAAACCATTGTAAGTTTTAAAGGTCGTATTAGTCGTAGTAGTTTTGATAGTATCTTTTGTTGTCGTAACATTTTTATTATCATCTTTTGAATTTCAAACAGCTCCAACATTGGTAACATCATCTGCATAACTTGAGATTCAAGAATCACTCACTGAAGTCCCAACGAAGTTTTTATTATCATCATATCCAGAAACTCATTCTGTTACTTTTTTAATATCAGCTGTCGTAGTATCTTTTACATAAGAAGTTCCTCATCCAATCGTAGTGACTGCTGGTTTAGCAACTCGAACATTTAACTTCCCTGCGAAGTAAGCACTGTAGTAATCGATAGGTCCTTTTTTGACTGTAGTTGAAATAACGTTTGCTCCATAACTGCTTCCTGCAGGTATTCCAGCTTTATTAGCTGTAAATACTGGGTAGAGTGCAGCATTTTCACTTGAAGGAGGGTTTGGGTATCTACCTTGTACTACGTAACCATTTCCTTTTTTAACTAGATAAATAGTTTCATATGCATAAATGATTTTATTTTCAAGTGAAGCACAGAACTCTCCATCAGTAAGAGAAGTACCACTTAGTTTTTTTGAACAAAGTTGATCAAATGATAAATCATAATCTGAATTATTCTTGAGGTATGGTATTTCTCATTTAGAAAACATTGGATTTTGAGTATGCCCAACTATGATATCTCATTTTGGACCAAATATAAGTTCTCCTCCATTTGGAGTTGTCATAACACAACCGTTAGGATTTCCACATACAGGATCTCAAGTTGGAGTAGTAGTTCCTCCACCGTTTGAACCACCACCACCTCCACCTCCTGGAATGGTACATTGATTCGCTGTTCCTGGTTTTCTACAACTTCCCCAGTTTCCGTAAGGGTCTCCGACTGTTCCACTTCGACCATAGTCACATTGTTCTCCTCTATCAACTTGTACTACTCCGTCTCCACAAATAGGATTTTCTTGAATAGTACATTGATTTGTAGTTACAAAGTCAGAAGAAATAGATGTACTAGTACTACTTGATCTTGATCTTCCACCATAACATACTGGTGTAGCGTCATCAGCACAAGTAAATGTAGCTTTCGTTCTTCCACTTGATTCTCAAGTTGCTATAGCTGTTTTAGCAGCGAGGTATTTTAAACTTCCATCTTCATTGGTACCACATTGAAGTACAAACTTTTCTGTAGAATAATTTCAGAAACATGTCACTTCATTTCCACTTTTTGTAATTTGATTACAACTTGGATTTTGTCATCCACCACCTCAACCGTTTGTCACAGAAAGAGATTGTTCACATTTTGGAACTGTAGTAGTTTGCCCATTAATGAGACAACTTGCTGTATAATTTCAAACGGTATTGAGTGTAACATTTCCAGAAGCATTATTAATAGTATTAACAACACTTCAGTTTCTATCTTTTACAACTATTTTATAGGTTGAAACATTTGTCCCACTACAATTAAGTGTAGTAGTAAGAGAGTTTCTTCCACTATTTGGAGTAGCTGTAAATGTATCACAACTCAAATTAACTTCAACTTCCACACATCATTCAGGTGTTCCGACTTCTTTGTCATCATCACATACTGGTGGAGGAGTTGGGTTACAATCTATATTTGTTCCTTCACATACTACTGCGAGATTTCGTACTTTGCCATTCGCTTTATCTGTAATAGTAAATGAAATATTTAATGAAACACTACCTTTTGCAGGTATATTTATAAGACTCTTGTATTCTGCGATTTTTCCATCACTTGAAAGAATCCAATCTGTTGAAGGTACCAGTTTTAATCCTCCATTTGAAGCATCAAAGAATTGATCCTCTACTTTAAAGTTCTTTGCAACAACATTACTTGTATTGAAAACTTTTATAACATAGTTTACTCTATCTCAGACTTTCACATCAGCAGATTGACCTGCCTTGAGTGACTTAATAAGGTATACATCAGGTTGAACTTCAACTTCCACACATCATTCAGGTGTTCCAACTTCTTTATCATCATCACATACTGGTGGAGGAGTTGGGTTACAATCTGTATTTGTTCCTTCACATACTACTGCGAGGTTTCGTACTTTACCATTAGCTTTATCTGTAATAGTAAATGAAATATTTAGTGAAACACTACCTTTTGCAGGTATATTTATAAGATTCTTGTATTCTGCGATACCATTAGTCACTATCCAATCACTTGATGGAACAATAGCTAGAGCTCAATTAGAAGCTATAGTAAAATGGTCTTCTACTTTATAATTTTTAGCTTCAACAGAGCTATCATTAAATATTTTAATGACATAGTTTACTCTCTCTCAAACTTTCACGTCAGCTGACTGACTTGCTTTAAGTGATTTAACAAGATATACATTAGGTTTATCTTGATTAATTTTAATAACCGCTATATCGTGGTCATCTTCATCACCACCAGCATTACATCCATTTCAAATGTCATCATCAATAAGCCCATCATTTTCTTTTTCACCAGTTTGATTTCCATTTATACTATCTGGAGTACTATCACAGTCATTTCCATCATCATAAGATATTTCTGCAAAATTTTTGATTGTAGCAGGAGCACTTGAATTGATAATAAATGATATAGTCTCAGATCTATTTGTTCAAACAGCTATATTTCCATAATCAAGTATAGCTTTGCTACCACTTTTAGTCCAAACTGTTCCCTTGAGATTGAATCAAGTAGGGATATAATCAGTAACTTGAATATTGTTAGC
This sequence is a window from Candidatus Gracilibacteria bacterium. Protein-coding genes within it:
- the rpsM gene encoding 30S ribosomal protein S13, translating into MAARIAGVILPSGKHAEIALTYIYGIGRTKAQTILDQVKIERTRKIDDLSEAELDLVRDAIKEHIVEGDLRRLISGNIKRLQEIRSYRGVRHQKRLPVRGQNTKTNARTRKGKSVAIAGKKK
- the rpmJ gene encoding 50S ribosomal protein L36, with the protein product MKVRPSAKKICQNCKIVLRRFQGRKCVRVICSTDPKHKQRQG
- the infA gene encoding translation initiation factor IF-1 — translated: MSKEDKIEVEGTIIQSLPGLVFEVQLPEDLGGGIVRGHLSGNMRKNFIKLIEGDKVTIELSPYDPGKGRITYRK
- a CDS encoding cyclic nucleotide-binding domain-containing protein, which codes for MNLFQNIDLFSSLPQIEQDNLSDFCQLQSISKGDVLFQEGEEPQALYIIVSGGVGIYKKNDEGVLRQIAYSQKGDLVGEMAFFGKPPNRNASVIALENTDLIVMLHFSMQELLRKYPSIHEEVKQIIESRIEENKNEGKN
- the infB gene encoding translation initiation factor IF-2 encodes the protein MAQNIDDYYSSISSDPQSGNGNSASNKPIIKKKIKVKAKKAVQVEEVKETTPVNPPKEEIKKVMPPQTQETRKEAPIKSEQKPKVSQGPQTLNDALDSNKKSRLTIVSRGSEEKPKTQTRGSSGNSGNRTQNNPHQNSAQQNNASSSRTDSSGDTNSSGTKFKPGFSNANAKPGFKSQSNQEDTRGGKKSKFYGNNKGGRYRNKIDVDDSQFTRSNKLKTKKKEQKNIEDISQTLTARTGETVILPEFLSLKEFSEKIGVPLSGLIAEFMKNGMMMTINSQIDFDTATLISESFDVKLEKEASSGVAIDELASGNIKDFLAEDDASKLIERAPVVSIMGHVDHGKTSLLDYIRNAKVASGEAGGITQSIGAYQAEYNDRKITFLDTPGHEAFTIMRSRGAKSTDIAILVVAADEGVKPQTIESISHAKEAGIPVIVAINKMDKEGANPDFVKGQLAERGLTPEDWGGDTPMVPVSAQTGFGIDDLLEIILLSADILELKANPDRNGIATIIESYLDMQLGPVATVLVNTGTIEKGSAIVCGASYGKVKVLKDYTGKGVKLATPGMPVLVVGLDKVANGGDILQVVSGIDVARQKSVEYQEFLSNKKMLKTSQLDILMTRIKAGNLKHLKIVLKSDTNGSLEAIRNALEKLSTPETSVSIIHSGVGNITEGDVLMCGGSSAILIGFGVAVGVNARSTLEKSGVEYINSKIIYHITDRIEKIVSGMLDPKEVEVTLCMAKVGAIFYTSKKFIIVGAILTEEGSSIQNKAQVRVIRGDKVVGKGTIDSLKAGVEEVHKLEGPTECGLKIKGTINVEEKDVLEVYKIVIEK
- the trpS gene encoding tryptophan--tRNA ligase — encoded protein: MRVLTGVKPTGDGMHLGNYLGMFRPFMNQARGHEAFLFLPDFHSLTSVHDAKKLSANKKRLACELFALMPDDAPFTVFEQSEMQYINDISWIISSVTPYSLMLRAHSFKDSQTKNSDINMAVFNYPILMAADIIGYDVDLVPVGRDQQQHLEFTRDIAGNFNRTYDTEFFKLPDAYIQDDVALIPGLDGRKMSKSYDNFIGVFDDEKTLKKRVMSIVTDDKGLDDIKDPDTCNVFALIQFFANSQRVETIRQKYLAGGYGYGHAKLELLEILGEYFHDARLKYTQYMDNFALVQAKLDIGNKRANQLHGDKYHELKKIVGLS
- a CDS encoding DUF11 domain-containing protein; translation: MNKYIPMKGFYKILRILIIAFLLIGSVNYVSAASYDQTFPSIKLRYGKAYYFGDIYHNNSTNEYYLRETKAKIIEPGDYNKGANPGFQSTAAIDAMKGYVPAKTSVKILQSNPDFYYVQAVPVQRKKDNLSVIYNVWQYEKVGSNWIDRGWHSEYQPYEITWCGDGVRDNYMDDIHGEKVYETCDPNDVNKVGFGSGGCSNTCQPITKPTPSTCNNITVKPNTGYAPLNTNINCSGTNASNYTIKVTQNGNTVKTFNSQSASYSFGNSGNYQVQCFVNNTITSNACKEDVVVKPTPPAPSCDSLSVSPNSGTPGVTTSFNCSGTSASTYKVVLKKDGNTVNTFNSKSGSSQLTSEGNYEFQCFVNNKLTSQSCKQSVVVKKPPVDKKYDLALRKTIVNPKAKYNIGDEITFKITVFNQGEIRANNIQVTDYIPTGFNLKGTVWTKSGSKAILDYGNIAVGTNRSETISFIINSSAPATIKNFAEISYDDGNDCDSTPDSINGNQTGEKENDGLIDDDIGNGCNAGGDEDDHDIAVIKINQDKPNVYLVKSLKASQSADVKVGERVNYVIKIFNDSSVEAKNYKVEDHFTIASNGALAIVPSSDWIVTNGIAEYKNLINIPAKGSVSLNISFTITDKANGKVRNLAVVCEGTNTDCNPTPPPVCDDDKEVGTPEGCVEVEVQPDVYLIKSLKAGQSADVKVGDRVNYVIKVFNTSNVVAKNFKVEDQFFDASNGGLKLVPSTDWILSSDGKIAEYKSLINIPAKGSVSLNISFTITDKANGKVRNLAVVCEGTNIDCNPTPPPVCDDDKEVGTPEGCVEVEVNLSCDTFTATPNSGRNSLTTTLNCSGTNVSTYKIVVKDRNGSVVNTINNASGNVTLNTVGNYTASCLINGQTTTVPKCEQSLSVTNGGGGGGQNPSCNQITKSGNEVTCFGNYSTEKFVLQCGTNEDGSLKYLAAKTAIATGESSGRTKATFTCADDATPVCYGGRSRSSSTSTSISSDFVTTNQCTIQENPICGDGVVQVDRGEQCDYGRSGTVGDPYGNWGSCRKPGTANQCTIPGGGGGGGSNGGGTTTPTGDPVCGNPNGCVMTTPNGGELIFGPKGDIIVGHTQNPMFSKGEIPYLKNNSDYDLSFDQLCSKKLSGTSLTDGEFCASLENKIIYAYETIYLVKKGNGYVVQGRYPNPPSSENAALYPVFTANKAGIPAGSSYGANVISTTVKKGPIDYYSAYFAGKLNVRVAKPAVTTIGGGTSYVKDTTTADIKKVTEGVSGYDDNKNFVGTSVSDSGISSYADDVTNVGAVGNSKDDNKNVTTTKDTIKTTTTNTTFKTYNGLENVYIVKANGNYTLSSQDYSKIAGLTEATTYIVEGGNLTINKDIKDVNENIAFVVKGGNIIINADVNHIDGTYIAIPVNGKGGNIISSKDTNKQLVVNGSLYGDISQLVESRYYVSSKDSKLLSVGTIVSFGSRIFHKPAPLVSQFIGEYLNTTKVAK